AGTCGGATGTAAGTGCTGGAGAAATCATACCTATATCAACGTTGAAACACTAGCCGATAAAAGAGAAACATCtactgtaaaaataaatgaatagatTAATGGTACATACGGTAATATAAACAGGAACGTTAGATCATAAATAAGTCTTTCTCGTCGTGTACATATGGTTTATATTAAAAGGTCAAGTACAAACTTTGAGAATGACATAGTAAACTGATAGGAAAAGGACACTGTTTGCATAGAATcgactattatttttattttctatgtatgCATATTTTCGTTAGCCGGTATTTTTATGCACATTATTTAATGCATTTGTTAAGATTCGGAAAGGGTTATTCATCTAAAGTTGTATTGAAATTCAgaataacaaattgaaaaacgctcatgaataatgaaaatgtataataaatgatacaactgtggaaaaaatgaaataggtccgtccgtccgtttgttttttataaatttttttttagatacagGCATTTAGAAATTAATACGTTTTTAGCCTAGGAAAAAGCAAGAAAGGAATACAAGTTATAAAGAAAGGATAGGGAAACATCCTGAACACAACAGCGATTATAATCTTAGTTAGTTAACACGATGGTTCGATAAAAGATCAATCTCATGTCATATGAAATACATTGCATGATTAAATTGtttgcatataaaaaaacaagagacATTTCAACTACGACTGTTTTGTAGAAAAGAGAAGAAACCATTGTCTCATGACAAGTTCCACTGGGATTTGTGGTTGTTGTTGGCGGTAGAGAATTGGCTGTTTGACTTTGGCCGACCTATATTTGCAGtaagaacaaacattattatataCCTAGTAATATACTCACATAAACAAACTcttataagaaaataacaaacattttcaagTGTCAAATATAATGACtcttttagatattttgtattttattttataataacgATGTAAAGAAGGAATGGGATTCTtacaaattctaaaaatatatataatcaatcaTATACAATACCAATAACAAtggtaaaaacaaatacatatgcATGTAGACAAACTTGTTATTATTCCAAAATGAGAATCCAACGATGTAGAATACAAAGATCAAAGCGATTGATATAGACTTAAAAGTTTTGAGTTGTCTTTTAAAATAGCGTCAATATCAAGATAAAGTCCTAGGACCATTTTACTTGGAATATCTTGAAAATTTgggtatattattttttacaatttaaataatgttGTCAATTGCAGTAAtgaagatatttatatatacatcataAAAGTATTTTCCAAGTTAGCatagaaacaaatttaaaaatgacgCTTATAAAAGATTTGGACCTGAAACCATTTCATTTTTCGAATCAAAGAATACTGAACGTTCTGTTTGAAATGACGCAAAGACATGTGACacgtttttattctttatttgataagctttttaactgtttaaaaaacacattttctttCCAGTTATTTGTGCCCCAGAAATGGTTTCCAATGAACTACCCTAGTGTTGGGGACTATTGTCATATGGCTTACAATGTTATTACACCATTTTGTCTACTCAAGGTATTATATCCTATACAGATTTCGTACAGTTCAGACTGCTAAAGATGATATGATTGATAAACCAGAAAAGAAGTTTTGAGATCACACCAAAAACAGCGATTAAAATTAATCAAACGTATTAAGATAACACAAACAATAGCggataaaatttatcaaacgtATTGAGCAACATTGCAAGCTTCGTCAAACTTGTACATGATcgtacatacatgtaaatgaacTTAAGAATACATACTAGACTTGACACTAATGCATATATAGCATAGGCATAACATTAACCGATTTTCTCCTTacctttattttcaatatatagtTTGTATTTTGCTTTGTACAAGTAAAATAACTATTGAAAGAAACACAACTGTTACCGATTGTTTGACTGAATTAAAATTTGAGCAAAACGAACTTCCGCCAAAATCGAGAGTACTATACGAGGATAATTCAAAGACTTATTACGGTAACATATAACTGCAAACATCTGCGTCATTTTGGGTGGTGgtaattgttttttataagataatatatgtatatatttacagcTTTTTGAAAGAAGCCCAAACAAATCCTCAACAACATTCAATATGTTATGTATCATCACATTTGTTATGGGTGCCAGCATTCATCTGGTAGGAGACTCTATTAACCACAGATTGGTGTTGCTAGGATACGAGCTTCATCTGTCAGTCCGGGAAAATCCCATGATGCAACAGATGCAACCACCAGGACTGGTAAGTAACgttattttttgtatgttgtTTAGAGTAATATTTTGTCGTTAGCTAAATTCAACGAATGTCATTTTCGCTTCTTTTAAATACTTGCataacaaatttgaaatcaaatttataaactgtatttattcaaattgaCAATTTCGTTTACCAAGGAAATGATCCTCAAGTCaacgtacttgtttggctttataaatattttaatatgagcgtcactgatgagtctggtgtagacgaaacgcgcgtctggcgtactaaattttaatcctggtacctttgataactatttactagcattttaaatgctgttccTTTTGGCATTGATTTGATTGTATCTTCTGAAAATTCGAATTATTGTTATTTCGTTTATGGTCTACTACCTTCCCGTCGTATATCCACTACCACCAACAGCAACCACAAGTCAACATTAACAACAACTATCATTATTAAAGTATATAAGTGTCTTGAAACTGACACCCACTGTCTAGTCAGATTATTTTTGGCTCAATGCATTTAGAAATTCTGATAAGACGAAGCATTTAACATAGAATGTTTAGTTTTATCTGTTGCCATATTCAAGAGTACAACATTCCAAATAGATCTTAACTTATTGTATATGACCGTCTGAAGGGATCGTGTTTCACTCAAGAACAAAAACTTATAAGAAATACTTTTACGCATATAGCacgtgtttaaaaaaaatacatcaacacGAACGTTGGAGGCGTTGGAGACAGGCATTTTTGCAAATTAAAGAGTTTTAGGACCCACAATTAACGTATTCCAGTGTTGTTGCAACTCGTTCATAATAGTAATATAATGactaataattcaaaagtaacgGTACCATCCTGTTTAATCCgatatgtatttatatagaatGTTGTTACATATAGTACGAGATTGTCCAAACTTtaacagaacaaacaaaaatgataatttggtaaataatataaaacaataacacgttaaatttagattttatgcATGTATCGAACTGCTGAAATAAACATTCTGGGTAGTGAACAAGATTGCggaaatacaaagatttgagcATTAGTAAATCGATTTCATTGTCTTAGAGATGAGAAGGTGTgttatgaatgccaatgagataactctccatccgagacagaatttgtaaaagtaaaccattataaatcaaagtacggtcttcaacacggagccttgactcacaccaaATAGCAAGCTATACAGAGCCCCAACAATGACTAGTGTAAACccattcaaaaatgaaaaacaacggtataatctataatatgaaaacgagaaacgataaatatttaagaaccacatcaacaaacgacaaatactgaacatcagattcgtTACGAATGGGACACCCTCAAATCGTTGGTTCATTATATCAATCAACTTAATATTTCTGTTTATTACAGGTGGATTCTTTTGAACTTTTATACCTATACGATGAAGTTATAGGTCATTTAATGTGGTGAGTGCTTAGTTTTGGATCTTCAAAGGACATTTTACTACTGATTTGGCAGAAGTTATAAGGCCGATGGTGATTTTGAGGATTGATCTATTGCAAGTGATTGAAGGCATCCGTTAGGCTGTTAAACGTTTATTTCTAAACTGATAATAGTTTTACTTGCATTGGATGTATACTTActtttacatatacaaaaaatcttaacctAACCCTTCAACAATTCTACAATAGATGGCAAATGAAAGAGCACACACGAAAGCCAACacatttatgatttaaataattattaaatgaaataaatgttttctaatgccaaatatataattgattataaaccgtttttttcttctgtttttttcATAGGTTCTTGTTCAAAATACGAAaaagtatgggctttgctcattgttgaaggccgtacagtgacctatagttgttaatgtctgtgtgaatgtggtcttttgtggatagttgtctcattggcaatcataccacatcttctttttttataaaacaacaaatttttgtcaAAGTACGTAATGAATTATCACTATACTTTAAAtagatgaaatttaaaacaaataattctttTTCTTGCAGGTATATTCCATTCTTCATCAGTTTCTTCTTATACTTTGTTGGTTGTTTTACTTCCAAAGTCACAACTCCATCTTCAACAGTATCCTGGTGGCTGCTGATGTTAGTCAGTGGATTATATTACTGGTAAGTACGTAATTAACAACAGAAGTCAATGACAGTATTCATACAATACAGACTAACTAAGTGAAAGTGCTCTTTTGGACTTCAACAATAGAGAAGATCATAGTTCAAAATCGCCATATTCTAGAAACAATTGGTAAtaataaaagatgtaaaaatcGACAatcaaacaagcaatatgtcaTCAGCGTTAAGTAACAAATttcggaattttatataaagctGATTTCTTTTAAAGATAATATTAAACTTCTCAATCAGATCTCGCTGGTCTGTTTTATGTCCCTTTTTTGTATCATATTCACAATATTAAGTATGCATTTTGCTTTCAGAGTAATCGGTCACGAGCTTGAACTAAGTAATATAAACGGTAATAAGCGGATGGAAACTTTAAATCCAACACAATAATCACTTATTTGGTCAATAGACTACAATAATTGACCAGTACAATAATTGACCAGTACTTTTGATCTTTTACAGGTATTTGGTGACCGAGGGACAAATATTCTCCGTATACATTATAACCTTTATATGTATGTTAGCTATGGTAATAATTAAAAAGAGCAAAGGACAGAAAATGGATGTCAATGGCAGATTTCTATTCTATTCATTTACAACCACCTTTGTATTGGTAGGGGTGTGGGTGCTTTGGTTGTGGAATGATCCTATTCTAAGACATAAGTATCCAGGTTTATTGTACATTCCGGAACCCTGGTCATATTATACTCTGTATTTGAAGCCACATTAAATTCACTCattataaaatttttatttaattgagaTTTTTAcatcacatttatttttatcttatgtcattaataaaatatgtatgtgGCAAAACTATTCGCTTTTTACGTTGCAAACGCAAAcgccattttcttttttaacttatcaattattatcATCTAGCACATTATCAAGAAAATATGAGATACATTATTTCTGTGTTGTTAGTAAATAAATGGACACATTAAATAATCATCAATGATGCCGCACCCTAACAACACAAACATTACTGAACATCTTCTGTTCTGGCGCATAATTTTGTCGGAACAAGCACCCATTTAGCTATATAAATTGTGCGATAATTCGCTGTTTGTGTCTGGTCTGGTTTAGGCCCTAAAACCCAAAGTACGGATTTGGAACAAGATGCACTCGTTACATGTAGCATTAAGCAAACCCCTAATAATAATAAGGATATGTAATGCCGTATTAAAGTTTAGCGTCCTTCATAATTACTTCTGGATTTCCACAAATGTATTCTTTAACATGTGTTATACTTTGGatacaatttacgaaaaacaccATGAGAGGACACAGATTGTATGGCATTTATCATAAGTGATATTTAATGTTTCTGTTTATACTTAAGTTTATACATACTCGGAAATGTATGAATCTTTACCAGTGCTCGAATACTGTTATGTTATTTTGTAatcaataaaattcaagatGTTTGAATTGTGTTGCTGAAACATTTGCTAAAATtcatcatttgtaaatataaattaacatgTAGACATCTTATTCggtcaggtatttcacatccgtTATTTAACTgtaatattctatacaaatCACAAAAGCGTCGTATTTACTCCAAAATATAACCATacttttaaacaaacttattcaGGTGGAATATAGTTACAGTACTGATAATATGTCATTAAAGAAGGCATATTTTTGTACTAATATCCAATTTGACTCACTCATAGGGTATTTACATCGAAGATAAACACGTTTGTTCTTACCctagttgttggcatgatacgggtATCATATTTTGCG
Above is a window of Mytilus trossulus isolate FHL-02 chromosome 4, PNRI_Mtr1.1.1.hap1, whole genome shotgun sequence DNA encoding:
- the LOC134713680 gene encoding ceroid-lipofuscinosis neuronal protein 6 homolog, whose amino-acid sequence is MASKVRKRGQNLPYDVEDQDTNFRKEKKPLSHDKFHWDLWLLLAVENWLFDFGRPIFALFVPQKWFPMNYPSVGDYCHMAYNVITPFCLLKLFERSPNKSSTTFNMLCIITFVMGASIHLVGDSINHRLVLLGYELHLSVRENPMMQQMQPPGLVDSFELLYLYDEVIGHLMWYIPFFISFFLYFVGCFTSKVTTPSSTVSWWLLMLVSGLYYWYLVTEGQIFSVYIITFICMLAMVIIKKSKGQKMDVNGRFLFYSFTTTFVLVGVWVLWLWNDPILRHKYPGLLYIPEPWSYYTLYLKPH